The following are from one region of the Bradyrhizobium septentrionale genome:
- a CDS encoding RNA polymerase sigma factor: MTAADIQATILGVWRIEQPRLITSLSRMLRDVPLAEDLTQEALVAALEHWPVSGVPEKPGAWLMATAKRRALDHLRRNRMLSQRHGMLAHDLAREQETMPDFDSALDDDIGDELLRLIFTACHPLLSREARAALALRMICGLTTGEIARAFLQTEAAIAQRIVRAKRTLSESGLAYETPRGAELSERLASVLEIVYLIFNEGYTAATGDQWLRPQLCNEALRLGRVLTAIAPLEPEAHGLTALMELNASRMAARTDAQGEPILLMDQNRARWDRLQIRRGQLALARARELGGAGGFYALQAAIVACHAEAGTSDATDWRRIATLYGDLAALVNSPVIELNRAVAIGMAEGPLAALAIVDGLGHEPALKSYHLLPSVRGDLLHRLSRFDEARVAFEAAADLAGNTRERELLQRRAAAAVRAAQDPGRR, translated from the coding sequence ATGACCGCCGCCGACATCCAGGCCACGATCCTTGGCGTGTGGCGCATCGAGCAGCCGCGGCTGATCACCAGCCTGTCGCGGATGCTGCGCGATGTGCCGCTCGCCGAGGATCTGACCCAGGAAGCCCTGGTCGCGGCGCTCGAGCACTGGCCGGTCAGCGGCGTGCCGGAGAAACCGGGCGCCTGGCTGATGGCGACCGCCAAGCGCCGCGCGCTCGATCATCTCAGGCGCAATCGCATGCTCAGCCAGCGGCACGGCATGCTTGCGCACGATCTGGCGCGGGAGCAGGAGACCATGCCCGATTTCGATTCCGCGCTAGACGACGATATCGGCGACGAATTGCTGCGGCTGATCTTCACCGCCTGCCATCCGCTTCTGTCGCGCGAGGCCCGTGCCGCGCTGGCGCTCAGAATGATCTGCGGCCTGACCACCGGGGAGATCGCGCGCGCCTTCCTGCAGACCGAGGCGGCGATCGCCCAGCGCATCGTGCGCGCCAAGCGCACGCTGTCGGAATCCGGCCTCGCATACGAGACGCCGCGCGGCGCGGAATTGTCGGAGCGGCTCGCCTCGGTGCTCGAAATCGTCTACCTCATCTTCAACGAGGGCTACACCGCGGCAACCGGCGACCAATGGCTGCGGCCGCAGCTCTGCAACGAGGCGCTGCGCCTGGGCCGCGTGCTGACCGCGATCGCCCCATTGGAGCCGGAAGCGCACGGCCTCACTGCCCTGATGGAGCTCAACGCCTCGCGGATGGCGGCGCGCACCGATGCGCAGGGTGAGCCGATCCTGCTGATGGACCAGAACCGTGCCCGCTGGGACCGCCTGCAGATCCGCCGCGGGCAGCTCGCACTGGCGCGCGCCCGCGAGCTCGGCGGCGCCGGCGGCTTCTATGCGTTGCAGGCTGCGATCGTCGCTTGCCACGCCGAGGCCGGGACATCGGACGCGACCGATTGGCGCCGCATCGCCACCCTCTACGGCGATCTCGCCGCGCTGGTAAATTCGCCGGTGATCGAGCTCAACCGCGCGGTCGCGATCGGCATGGCGGAAGGCCCGCTCGCCGCGCTTGCGATCGTCGACGGTCTCGGGCACGAGCCGGCGCTGAAATCCTATCATCTGCTGCCGAGTGTGCGCGGCGATTTGCTGCACCGGCTGAGCCGCTTCGACGAGGCCCGCGTCGCGTTCGAGGCCGCGGCTGATCTCGCCGGCAATACGCGGGAGCGCGAACTGTTGCAGCGGCGTGCAGCCGCGGCCGTGCGCGCCGCGCAGGACCCCGGCCGCCGCTGA
- a CDS encoding YciI family protein yields the protein MRFMSIVLSSQPPQQPTEALLEAMHKLADREIKAGRMIDNAGLMPLATGAQVRLVGGELSVIDGPFVEAKEVIGGYAISELRSKEEAVALAVEFMQLHRDHMPGWEGTCEVRAFAGFADQCGE from the coding sequence ATGCGCTTTATGTCGATCGTCCTCTCGTCCCAGCCGCCGCAGCAGCCGACCGAGGCGCTGCTGGAAGCCATGCACAAGCTTGCCGACCGCGAGATCAAGGCCGGCCGCATGATCGACAATGCCGGCCTGATGCCGCTTGCCACCGGCGCACAGGTTCGCCTGGTCGGCGGCGAGCTCAGCGTCATCGACGGTCCCTTCGTCGAGGCCAAGGAGGTGATCGGCGGCTATGCCATCTCGGAGCTGCGCAGCAAGGAGGAGGCGGTGGCGCTCGCGGTCGAGTTCATGCAGCTGCACAGGGACCACATGCCGGGCTGGGAAGGCACCTGCGAGGTCCGCGCCTTTGCCGGCTTTGCCGACCAGTGCGGCGAGTAG
- a CDS encoding YciI family protein, which translates to MRFMYVLVAEKPMLPNPALREAIHAMADREVKAGRMLDTGALLPRTAGAEVRIKDGKLSVIDGPFMEAKEVVGGYAIFELKDKEEAVARAVEFMQLHLDHMPDWELSCEVRPFM; encoded by the coding sequence ATGCGCTTCATGTATGTCCTGGTCGCCGAGAAGCCGATGTTGCCAAATCCCGCGCTGCGCGAGGCGATCCACGCGATGGCCGATCGCGAGGTCAAGGCCGGCCGCATGCTCGATACCGGCGCATTGCTGCCGCGCACGGCCGGCGCTGAGGTGCGCATCAAAGATGGCAAGCTCAGCGTCATCGACGGCCCTTTCATGGAAGCCAAGGAGGTCGTCGGCGGCTACGCGATCTTCGAGCTGAAGGACAAGGAGGAGGCGGTGGCGCGCGCCGTCGAATTCATGCAGCTCCATCTCGATCACATGCCGGACTGGGAATTGTCATGCGAGGTGCGTCCCTTCATGTAG
- a CDS encoding Crp/Fnr family transcriptional regulator produces the protein MTLIDGLGYLASALVLLTFCMSTMLSLRTVAIFSNLAFISYGLGDRIYPVLILHIILLPLNVLLLFQMVRLLRKAKLAAATDLSPNWLQPFMHAKHIKAGETIFRKGDDADLLYMVVSGQVRFPEIDRGVSAGELFGEIGLFSLERRRTQTAVAATDVDLLWISDAALKKLCERNPGLSLYFLRLTATRMTENAARAIGAAAPNPA, from the coding sequence ATGACCTTGATCGATGGCTTGGGTTACCTCGCGTCGGCGCTTGTACTGCTGACGTTCTGCATGAGCACCATGTTGAGCCTGCGCACCGTCGCGATATTCAGCAATCTGGCGTTCATCAGCTATGGATTGGGCGACCGGATCTATCCGGTGCTCATCCTGCACATCATTCTGCTGCCGCTGAACGTGCTGCTGCTGTTCCAGATGGTTCGGCTGCTCCGCAAGGCCAAGCTTGCCGCGGCGACCGATCTTTCTCCGAACTGGCTGCAGCCGTTCATGCACGCAAAGCACATCAAGGCGGGAGAAACCATCTTCAGGAAAGGCGACGATGCCGACCTTCTCTATATGGTCGTATCGGGGCAGGTCAGGTTTCCGGAGATCGATCGCGGGGTATCGGCAGGCGAACTGTTCGGAGAGATCGGACTGTTTTCACTCGAACGGCGTCGCACGCAAACTGCCGTGGCGGCAACGGACGTGGATCTGCTGTGGATCAGCGACGCTGCGCTGAAGAAGCTGTGCGAGCGCAATCCAGGACTGTCGCTGTATTTCCTGCGACTGACGGCGACCCGGATGACGGAGAACGCGGCCCGCGCAATCGGGGCCGCCGCACCCAATCCGGCGTAA
- a CDS encoding D-alanine--D-alanine ligase family protein: protein MKRLRILVLMHPDFVPPDSSDGYSAQEINAWKTEYDVVSTLRAAGHEVRPLGVQEEIKPVRDAIENFKPHVVFTLLEEFHYEVVYDQHIASYLELMKIPYTGCNPRGLILARGKDLSKTLVHHRRIPVPAFAVFPMRRKVKRPPRLALPLIVKSLSSDGSLGISQASIVDTDEKLAERVAFIHERIGTAAIAEQFIEGRELYVGVLGNNRLRVLPVWELKFGSMGGHSARHIATEKVKHDPNYQERIGIEDGPAGNLTPELSAHIQRLAKRIYRTLGLDGYARIDFRLSTNGVPYFIEANPNPEIAKSQEFATAALHDGLDYAGLLHRIVTLGMSRAKAGVSLG from the coding sequence ATGAAACGTCTTCGCATTCTCGTGCTGATGCACCCGGACTTCGTGCCGCCGGATTCCTCGGACGGCTACTCCGCCCAGGAGATCAATGCCTGGAAGACGGAATACGACGTCGTGAGCACCTTGCGCGCGGCCGGCCATGAGGTTCGTCCGCTCGGCGTGCAGGAGGAAATCAAGCCGGTCCGCGACGCGATCGAAAATTTCAAGCCGCATGTGGTGTTCACGCTGCTGGAGGAATTCCACTACGAAGTGGTGTATGACCAGCACATCGCGAGCTATCTCGAGCTGATGAAGATCCCCTATACCGGGTGCAACCCGCGTGGCCTGATCCTGGCGCGCGGCAAGGATCTGTCCAAGACGCTGGTGCATCATCGCCGGATTCCGGTGCCGGCCTTCGCCGTGTTCCCGATGCGCCGGAAGGTCAAGCGGCCGCCGCGCCTGGCGCTGCCGCTGATCGTCAAGAGCCTGAGCTCGGATGGTTCGCTCGGCATCTCGCAGGCATCCATCGTCGATACCGACGAGAAGCTCGCCGAGCGGGTCGCCTTCATCCACGAACGGATCGGAACCGCCGCCATCGCCGAGCAGTTCATCGAAGGGCGGGAGCTCTATGTCGGCGTGCTCGGCAACAACAGGCTGCGGGTTCTGCCGGTCTGGGAATTGAAGTTCGGCAGCATGGGCGGTCACAGTGCGCGACACATCGCCACCGAGAAGGTCAAGCACGATCCCAACTACCAGGAGCGCATCGGGATTGAAGACGGGCCGGCCGGGAATCTGACGCCGGAACTATCCGCCCATATTCAACGGCTGGCGAAACGCATCTACCGGACGCTCGGGCTCGACGGCTACGCGCGCATCGACTTCCGCCTCTCGACCAATGGCGTTCCCTATTTCATCGAGGCCAATCCCAATCCTGAGATCGCCAAGAGCCAGGAATTCGCAACCGCGGCCCTGCATGACGGACTGGACTACGCGGGTCTGCTGCATCGCATTGTGACCCTGGGCATGAGCCGCGCAAAGGCGGGCGTATCCCTGGGCTGA
- a CDS encoding putative zinc-binding metallopeptidase has protein sequence MPRRKYAWENLTDEQLLEQRLSSLRVRVEGTWLADCVRTLNEELEERGLRLRPHAWISSEWFSPSSTPGIAIPFYLAHPRLMKLEKKMMLDVEGGTWSECMAILRHEAGHVIQHGYQLQRRRRWQQLFGPSSRHYPRYYRPNPASRNYVQHLRLWYAQSHPDEDFAETFAVWLRPRSNWRTRYAGWPALKKLEYVDELMGEIAGKRPLLTSRERVDPLHSLKQTLGEHYKKKQAFYAFNPPKTYDRDLSKLFSADPRHQRHPAASLFIRRHRAQIRQLVARWTGENQLTLDAVLDDMISRCRELNLRAVGPEQKLVANFTILLTAKTMHALFGPSRRKWIAL, from the coding sequence ATGCCGCGCCGCAAATATGCCTGGGAGAATCTGACGGATGAGCAGTTGCTGGAGCAACGCCTCAGCAGCCTGAGGGTGAGGGTAGAGGGCACTTGGCTCGCGGACTGCGTCAGAACGCTCAACGAGGAGCTCGAGGAGCGGGGGCTGCGGCTGCGGCCGCACGCATGGATATCGAGCGAATGGTTCAGTCCGTCAAGTACGCCCGGGATCGCCATTCCATTCTATCTCGCCCATCCTCGCCTGATGAAGCTCGAGAAGAAGATGATGCTCGACGTCGAGGGCGGCACCTGGTCCGAGTGCATGGCCATTCTCCGTCACGAGGCCGGCCATGTCATCCAGCACGGCTACCAGCTGCAACGCCGCCGGCGCTGGCAACAGCTGTTCGGCCCGTCGTCGCGCCACTACCCGCGCTACTACCGGCCCAATCCGGCCAGCCGGAATTATGTCCAGCATCTTCGGCTGTGGTACGCGCAGAGCCATCCGGACGAGGATTTTGCGGAAACCTTCGCGGTGTGGCTGCGGCCGCGTTCGAACTGGCGGACGCGCTATGCCGGCTGGCCTGCGTTGAAGAAGCTCGAATATGTCGACGAGCTGATGGGCGAGATTGCCGGCAAGCGGCCGCTGCTCACGTCGCGTGAGCGCGTCGATCCATTACATTCACTCAAGCAGACGCTCGGCGAGCACTACAAGAAGAAGCAGGCGTTCTACGCCTTCAATCCACCGAAGACCTACGATCGCGACCTGTCCAAGCTGTTCTCCGCCGATCCACGGCATCAACGGCATCCGGCCGCCTCACTCTTCATCAGGCGGCACCGCGCCCAGATCAGGCAGCTGGTGGCGCGCTGGACCGGCGAGAACCAGCTGACGCTCGATGCCGTGCTTGATGATATGATCTCGCGCTGCCGCGAGCTCAATCTGCGCGCCGTCGGCCCTGAGCAGAAGCTCGTCGCCAACTTCACCATCCTGCTCACCGCCAAGACCATGCACGCGCTGTTCGGCCCGTCGCGCCGGAAATGGATCGCGCTATGA
- a CDS encoding L,D-transpeptidase family protein — protein MFRPLAVVLLLVSTEPAAAAGLDAASINDAAPPSVKLPGPHQVNASVARLEIMLDRAHFSPGEIDGKLGENARKAMIAFAGANGLSFDKAVTADLWSKLAASSDGAAIVNYTIAEADVKGPFLEKLPPKMESMKDLPALGYRSPREALAEKFHMSEELLQALNPGQKFDKAGDTIAVANVLDAGNPAPVARVEVDKTRQTLSTFDAAGKLVAFYPATVGSAEKPTPSGTLKVTAINKNPTYRYNPDYKFKGVKSKRPFTIKPGPNNPVGSMWINLSAEGYGIHGTPDPAKVSKAESHGCVRLTNWDAGRVAAGLAKGTPVTFVESAR, from the coding sequence ATGTTCCGGCCCCTTGCCGTTGTGCTGCTGCTTGTGTCGACCGAGCCGGCGGCGGCCGCGGGTCTCGACGCGGCCTCGATCAACGATGCGGCGCCGCCGTCGGTAAAATTGCCCGGCCCTCACCAGGTCAATGCCTCCGTTGCGAGGCTCGAAATCATGCTCGATCGCGCGCATTTCTCCCCCGGCGAGATCGACGGCAAGCTCGGCGAGAACGCGCGGAAGGCGATGATCGCCTTTGCCGGGGCGAATGGATTGTCGTTCGACAAGGCGGTGACGGCGGATCTCTGGAGCAAGCTCGCCGCCTCCAGCGACGGGGCGGCGATCGTCAACTACACGATAGCAGAGGCGGACGTGAAAGGGCCGTTCCTTGAGAAGCTGCCGCCGAAAATGGAAAGCATGAAGGATCTGCCGGCTCTGGGCTACCGCAGTCCACGCGAAGCGCTCGCCGAGAAATTCCACATGAGCGAGGAGTTGCTGCAGGCGCTCAATCCCGGACAGAAATTCGACAAGGCCGGCGATACGATCGCGGTTGCCAACGTCCTCGACGCGGGAAATCCGGCGCCGGTTGCACGCGTCGAGGTCGACAAGACCCGGCAGACGCTCAGCACGTTCGACGCTGCGGGGAAGCTGGTTGCATTCTATCCCGCAACGGTCGGCAGTGCGGAGAAGCCGACGCCGAGCGGGACGTTGAAGGTGACGGCGATCAACAAGAACCCGACCTATCGCTACAACCCCGACTACAAGTTCAAGGGCGTCAAGTCGAAGCGGCCTTTCACGATCAAGCCCGGTCCGAACAACCCGGTCGGCTCGATGTGGATCAACCTCTCGGCGGAAGGCTATGGCATTCACGGTACGCCCGATCCCGCAAAGGTCTCGAAGGCTGAGTCCCACGGCTGCGTCCGGCTGACCAACTGGGACGCGGGGCGCGTCGCGGCCGGCCTTGCGAAAGGCACGCCGGTGACGTTCGTGGAGAGCGCGCGATAA
- a CDS encoding Gfo/Idh/MocA family protein: MINCAIVGLGRWGRALVEAAQNEPRLRITSAVEPDSSGAADFCAAHGLFPATSLEDVLAAPEIDAVLLATPHSLHKAQVIAAAAAGKQVFCEKPLALRRDDAAEMFAACRKAGVLLAVGHNRRFWPSMRALRAVTAGGELGTILHIEGHNSNENSQTVTQGWRLSPQESPGGGLTGAGLHVLDGFVSLLGPVRQVYARLSAREAGPPPLDTATLAIEFVNGVSATLATIRATPFYWRVHVFGTKGSAEVLDEVTMVLRKSGEAPATTRYPAVDTLAAELTAFADAVEGKQPFPVPEADVLATLTAFEAALQSMQSGHPIACHMACQ, translated from the coding sequence ATGATCAATTGTGCGATCGTGGGCCTCGGCCGCTGGGGCCGCGCGCTGGTCGAGGCCGCGCAGAACGAGCCGCGGCTCAGGATCACAAGCGCGGTGGAACCCGACAGCTCCGGTGCCGCCGATTTTTGCGCGGCTCATGGCTTGTTCCCCGCGACAAGCCTGGAGGACGTGCTCGCCGCGCCCGAGATCGATGCCGTGCTGCTGGCGACGCCGCATTCGCTGCACAAGGCGCAGGTGATTGCGGCCGCCGCGGCCGGCAAGCAGGTGTTTTGCGAGAAGCCGCTGGCGCTGCGCCGCGACGATGCCGCCGAGATGTTCGCGGCCTGCCGCAAGGCCGGCGTGCTGCTCGCGGTCGGGCATAATCGCCGGTTCTGGCCCTCGATGCGGGCGCTGCGCGCGGTCACAGCCGGCGGCGAGCTCGGCACGATCCTGCATATCGAGGGCCACAACAGCAACGAGAACTCGCAGACCGTCACGCAGGGCTGGCGGCTGTCGCCCCAGGAGTCGCCGGGCGGCGGGCTGACCGGCGCAGGGCTGCATGTGCTCGACGGCTTCGTCAGCCTGCTCGGCCCGGTGCGCCAGGTCTATGCCCGGTTGAGTGCGCGCGAGGCCGGGCCGCCGCCGCTCGACACTGCAACCTTGGCGATTGAATTTGTGAATGGCGTGAGCGCAACCCTTGCGACAATCCGCGCAACACCGTTCTATTGGCGCGTGCATGTGTTCGGAACGAAGGGATCTGCCGAAGTGCTCGACGAGGTGACGATGGTGCTGCGGAAATCCGGCGAGGCGCCCGCGACCACACGCTATCCGGCGGTCGACACGCTCGCCGCGGAACTCACAGCCTTTGCCGACGCGGTCGAGGGCAAGCAGCCGTTCCCGGTGCCGGAGGCAGATGTGCTGGCAACGCTCACTGCATTCGAGGCCGCCCTGCAGTCGATGCAGTCAGGTCATCCGATCGCCTGCCATATGGCATGCCAGTGA
- a CDS encoding GntR family transcriptional regulator, which yields MSEQPDRARSSRYRDIATGLQRDIRLGTYAVGNLLPTETELMASFSASRQTVREALRILIEQGLIVRRAGLGSVVIASEPPVLFTHSVKSLGEWLRYSNETYRDVVASSDIVADRKLAGLLKCEPGRSWFLIEAVRRSDQFAAPLGWTEIYVLRRFADVVTRSDHGRTPVHEQIAKMYGQVTERAQMEIFVRGMPAPIAKALGVKTGSPALTVVRRYYGLREELFEVTITTHPEGRYTYTMDMQRSLRPKL from the coding sequence ATGTCTGAACAACCGGACAGGGCGAGATCGTCCCGCTATCGCGACATCGCCACCGGACTGCAGAGGGACATCCGTCTCGGCACCTACGCGGTCGGCAATCTGCTGCCGACCGAGACCGAACTGATGGCAAGCTTCAGCGCGAGCCGCCAGACCGTGCGCGAGGCACTGCGCATCCTGATCGAGCAGGGCCTGATCGTGCGCCGCGCCGGCCTCGGCTCGGTGGTGATCGCGTCCGAGCCGCCGGTCTTGTTCACCCACAGCGTCAAGTCGCTCGGCGAATGGCTGCGTTATTCCAACGAGACCTACCGCGACGTCGTGGCTAGCAGCGATATCGTCGCCGACCGCAAGCTGGCCGGGCTCCTGAAATGCGAGCCCGGCAGGAGCTGGTTCCTGATCGAGGCGGTGCGCCGCTCGGACCAGTTCGCCGCGCCGCTCGGCTGGACCGAGATCTACGTGCTGCGCCGGTTCGCCGATGTCGTGACCCGCAGCGACCATGGCCGCACCCCGGTGCACGAGCAGATCGCCAAGATGTACGGCCAGGTCACCGAGCGCGCCCAGATGGAAATCTTCGTCCGGGGCATGCCGGCGCCGATTGCCAAGGCGCTCGGCGTCAAGACCGGCTCGCCGGCACTCACTGTGGTACGCCGCTACTACGGCCTGCGCGAGGAACTGTTCGAAGTCACCATCACCACACACCCCGAGGGGCGCTACACCTACACGATGGACATGCAGCGCTCGCTGCGGCCGAAGCTTTAG